A single window of Lytechinus variegatus isolate NC3 chromosome 8, Lvar_3.0, whole genome shotgun sequence DNA harbors:
- the LOC121420243 gene encoding beta-1,4-galactosyltransferase 5-like: MAVRMVPTKMITKHRKTFVVIFVMFCTFRSSGDDDVSVSITQTSEETWLSNTLNEPEILRFKKEMSLPLPKNVIQDIHSFLHVDASYKALTLSDKKCAFPANIDSGGSDYSPNITGSEFLQTERVIFKEHRSIAQRLTRQANVQLRQILDVEKSIELDNRNSELDAESDRPNRMGMKIDSNLYFPGGHWIPLNCTPKWKVAIIIPYRNRAYNLNVFLRNLVPFLRNQQLEFGIFIAEQGSSEAMNRGLMKNIGYQMAQLSGTKWDCYIFHDIDYVPMNITNYYGCDDHPKHYATRLEEFAFGNPYLEHFGGVVGLTGEQFEEINGYSNMYWGWGGEDTDLYKRVKSVELNITKSEEGYYRDLWHKKKTQTEKCVRRRCLKDNAVGRMGIDGLSKIRYENSANISFSTLYTLISVDVQRSGWNHNFTKCRLFVGKRSNHLFAIAFIVCYSAIMIVIFACSIFGLALRDMNSKEDDNEKLINIGKEKGTGEKDTYKLHHHYFDDFKLKNV; encoded by the exons ATGGCGGTAAGGATGGTCCCCACGAAGATGATCACGAAACATAGGAAGACATTCGTGGTCATCTTCGTCATGTTTTGCACGTTCAGGAGCAGTGGCGATGACGACGTTTCCGTATCCATCACGCAAACGAGTGAAGAAACATGGCTGTCGAATACGCTAAATG AACCTGAAATACTGCGATTCAAGAAAGAAatgtctctccctctccccaAAAACGTCATCCAGGACATTCACTCGTTTCTTCACGTCGACGCCTCGTACAAAGCACTAACTTTAA GTGATAAAAAATGTGCTTTCCCAGCCAACATAGATTCAGGCG GTTCGGACTACTCACCCAATATTACGGGATCCGAGTTCCTCCAAACAGAACGGGTGATCTTCAAAGAGCACAGATCGATAGCCCAAAGACTGACTCGCCAAGCTAATGTCCAGTTGAGACAGATTCTGGATGTGGAGAAGTCCATTGAACTTGATAATAGAAACAGCGAGTTGGATGCGGAATCGGATCGACCAAATAGAATGGGAATGAAGATCGACTCGAACCTCTATTTCCCAGGGGGGCACTGGATCCCCCTAAACTGCACACCAAAATGGAAG GTTGCAATCATCATTCCGTATCGCAATCGAGCCTACAATCTCAATGTCTTTCTGAGGAACCTGGTACCCTTCTTGAGGAATCAACAACTGGAGTTCGGAATATTTATTGCAGAGCAG GGATCGTCAGAAGCAATGAATCGAGGTTTAATGAAGAATATCGGATATCAAATGGCGCAGCTTAGTGGTACAAAGTGGGACTGTTACATATTCCACGACATTGACTATGTTCCTATGAATATTACCAACTACTACGGTTGCGACGACCATCCAAAACATTACGCTACCAGGCTTGAAGAATTCGCTTTTGG CAACCCATACCTTGAACATTTTGGAGGCGTCGTGGGATTAACTGGGGAACAGTTTGAAGAGATTAATGGCTACTCCAACATGTATTGGGGATGGGGTGGCGAAGACACTGATTTGTATAAGAGGGTCAAGTCTGTCGAGTTAAACATTACCAAATCAGAGGAGGGATACTATCGTGATTTATGgcataaaaagaaaacacagaCGGAGAAATGTGTACGTAG ACGCTGTCTTAAAGATAACGCAGTTGGCAGGATGGGAATTGACGGCCTTTCGAAAATCCGTTATGAAAATTCCGCAAACATCTCCTTCTCCACACTCTACACACTAATAAGCGTTGATGTGCAACGAAGCGGCTGGAATCATAACTTCACAAAATGTCGCCTATTCGTCGGGAAAAGAAGCAATCACCTGTTCGCTATCGCATTCATCGTGTGCTATTCGGCTATCATGATTGTAATTTTCGCCTGCTCCATTTTTGGTCTAGCTTTGCGAGATATGAACAGTAAAGAAGACGAtaatgaaaaattgataaatataggaaaggaaaaggggaCAGGAGAAAAGGACACCTATAAATTGCACCACCATTATTTTGATGACTTCAAGTTGAAAAATGTATGA